CGGACACCCCGTTCGACCTGGCGGCCGCCGTCGAGCGGGCCGACCGCGACCCGCGGGTGCACGTGATCCTGCTGTCGGGGCGGGGCAAGGGGTTCTGCGGCGGCTACGACCTGTCCTTGTGGGCCGAGCAGCGCATCGCCAACCACGAGCCCGGCGAGGTCTGGGACCCGATGGTCGACTACGCGATGATGAGCCGCTTCACCAAGGGCTACGCGTCGCTGCTGCACGCGGACAAGCCGACGGTGGCCAAGGTGCACGGGTTCTGCGTGGCGGGCGGCACGGACATCGCGCTGCACTGCGACCAGATCGTCATCGCCGACGACGCCAAGATCGGCTACCCGCCCACCCGGGTCTGGGGCGTGCCGTCGGCGGGGATGTGGGCGCACCGCCTGGGCGACCAGCGGGCCAAGCGGCTGCTCCTCACCGGCGACTGCCTCTCGGGGGTCGAGGCGGCCGCGTGGGGCCTGGCCGTGGAGTCCGCGCCGGCCGACCGCCTCGACGAGCGGGCCGAGGTGCTCGTGCAGCGGATCGCCGCGATGCCGGTCAACCAGCTGATGATGGTCAAGCTCGCGCTCAACCACGCGCTGCTGAGCCAGGGCGTCGCGACCTCGCAGATGGTGAGCACCGTCTTCGACGGCATCTCACGGCACACCCGCGAGGGCTACGCGTTCCAGCAGCGGGCCGAGGCCGTCGGCTTCCGGCAGGCGGTCCGGGAGCGCGACGGGTCGCCGTACGACGACGCGGGGCCCTCGACCCACAAGGGGTGAGCCTCGGTCAGGGTCAGGCGGGGTGACGCTGCTCGAGCGCGGCCCGGCGGGCGGCCTGTTCGAGGGCGGTCCGGCGGGACTGCTCGGCGGTGTCGCGCTCCACCTCGTGGGCGCGAGCGACGTCGAACCCCCAGATGGCGGCACAGCCGACGACGGCGGTCGTCATGGCGACGATGGACAGGAAGATCACGAAGGTCATGGTGGCCTCCTTTCGTGCTCCATCGTCCTCTCTTGTGCAGGGTTATTCAAGGGTTTGCGCAAGGTTTGTGCAAACCGGTGTCACGAGGAGCCCCCCGGCACGAGCCGCACCGTCGACAGCGCCTCCTCCAGCACGGCCCGACCCCGCTCGTCGGCCCCCGGGGTCGCGGTCGCCGCGACCACCACGCCGCGATGGTCGACGTCGACCACCCACACGTCCACCCGGCTGCCCGGGCGTGGGGCCTGGACCAGCCCGCCCCCGGTGTCGACCAGGTGGTACGGCGTGTGGAACGGACAGCGCACCGCCTCGGTCGTGCTCAGGCGCAGCCACGTGGCCGGCCGGCCGAACGCGGTGACGACCCGCGCGGGCGCGCGCTGCTCGAGGCCCGGTGCGCCTGCGACCGCGGCGACCAGGGTGGCCGGGTCGTCGGTCACGTCGACCATGCCGCGGTCGTCGTCGTCGCAGGGGGTGCGCACCACCTGGTCGACGTCGGCGACCAGCAGGGTCACCAGCCCGGCACCTGCGCGGTGCTGCAGGTCCACCGAGGCGACGTCGCCGTGCCAGCCACGGCCGAGCCGCAGGCGCACCGTCGGCGCGTCGCGGTAGGGCGAGAGCGGGAACCAGTGGTCCCCGGCCCGGACCTGCGGCAGGTGGGGGTTGCCGGGCCAGCGGTCGAGCCCGGCGGGCCAGGTGAGGCCGGCGGTGTCGACCGGCCGGTGCCGGGACAGCTCCCCGGCCACCCCGACCCCCGCCACGACGAGCGTCGTGGCGAGGGCTGCGGCGGTGGCGTGCCGGCGGCGTCGCCGTGCCCGTCCGCGCCGCTCGATGCTCGCCAGGCCGGGCGGCTCGACGAGCAGCTCGACGTCGGCGCGCACGGCTCGTGCCCGCTCCACCCTCGCCCGGGCGGTCTCGGACAGCTGGGCGGTCGTCTCAGCTCGCGTCATCACCGTCTCCTTCCCGCAGCACCTGGTCGAGCGCGTCACGAGCGCGGGACAGCCGCGACTTCACGGTCCCCTCGGGGACCTGGAGCGCCTCGGCCACCTCGGCCACGGACAGGTCGGAGAGGTAGTGCAGCGCCAGCACCTCCCGGTGCCGCGCGGGCAGGCGCCTCAGCGCCCGCACCACGTCGAGGTGCTCCTCGGGGCCCGGCAGGTCGGCCTCTCGCTCGGACTCCACCACCCGGCGCACGCGCAGCCAGCCGCGGACCTTGCGCACCCGGTTGCGGTGCAGGTTGAGGGCGACCGTGCGCAGCCACGCCTCGGGGTTGTCGACCTGGGCGAGACGGGACGGCAGGGCGGCCGCGCGCACGAACGCCTCCTGCACGACGTCCTCGGCCTCCGCGAGGTCGCCGGTGACGGCGTACAGCTGGACGACGAGCCGCCGGTAGCCGCCGTGGAACACCTCGGCGAGCAGCTGGCCGGGGGTGACGTCGACGTACGCCGACGGCACGACCCCGTCCACCGGGCCGGACCGGTGCGCCCGCGTGAGGAGCAGGCTCTCGCGCTGGTCCACGGGCCACCTCCTCCGCCTCGAGGGCGCCGGGAAGGCGCCCTGATGAGACGACACCCCACCAGCGTCCCCGGGTTCCACGCCCCCGGCAATGGCAGGGCAGGTCTGGACCGCCGGCCTCAGCGGCGGGGCGACCGCGCGTCGCGCGGGAGGCCGAAGCGCGTCGTGACGCCGTCGCTGAAGGCGACGTGGTCCGGGGCCCGTCCGACCAGCTCGGGCAGGCCCACCGAGGCGAGCACGCGGGCGTCGAGGTCGAGCAGGGTCGCCTCGCGCAGCGTCCACGTGTCGTGCTCGTTGGGGACGTACCAGCTGCGGCCGAGCCAGCGGCTGTGCAGCCCCCACCGGGCGGTGAGGAAGTGCTCCAGCTCGCCCGGCTCCCGGGCCGCTCCCGCCTCGAGCTCGACCCGGGCGTGGCCGTCCCGCGGCAGCAGGTGCGAGGCGTAGGCGTGCCGCTCGCCGCGGCGGTCGTAGGTCATCCGCGCCCAGCGGTAGGGCACCCCGAAGGAGAGCCGCGCGCCCGCGCACACCAGCAGCCGCTGGCAGTCCAGGCTGAGGAAGACGATGCCTCGTCGCCCGGTGCGGTCGACCGAGTAGAGCCGCACGTTGGTCTCGAGGAACGTGCCGAGCCAGGGCACTCCCGGGCCTCGGCCCACCCCGGCGTCGACCATGCGGAACGGCACCAGTCCGACGTACGTCCTCCCGTCGAGCACGTCCGGCCGCACGCCCGGCGGCATGTGGCCGGCCACCCGCTCGGGCTCGACCGCCCAGTGCACGAAGCCCAGGTCCTGCCACTGCTGGCTCATCAGCGTGGGACCCCGCAGCGCGGGCGCGGACGGCATGAGCTCCTCGACGGTCATGCCCCCAGCGTCACTCGGGGCTGGTGAGGAACTCCTTGCTCTTGGCGATCGCGAAGCCCCAGCCCTGCTCGAGCGTCGGCTTGGGGGGTACGGCGACCTCGTCGGCGTTGGTGACCACGTCCAGCAGGGCCGGACCGGGGTGGGCGAAGGCCTCCTGGACCGCGGCGTCGACGTCGTGGGGGTCCTCGACCCGGACGCCGTGCATCCCCATCGCGCGGGCGACAGCCGCGAAGTCGGGGTTGTGCAGGACCGTGCCGAACTCCGGCAGCCCGACCTGCTCCATCTCGAGCTTGACCATGCCGAGCCGGCCGTTGTCGAAGACCACGAGCTTGACCGGCAGGTCGTGGCTCACCGCGGTGATGAGGTCGCCCAGCAGCATCGACAGACCGCCGTCCCCGCAGAACGCCACCACCTGGCGGCTGCGGTCGAGCGCCTGGGCGCCCAGGGCCTGCGGCATCGCGTTGGCCATCGAGCCCAGGTTGTACGAGCCGAGCAGCCGGCGGGTGCCGGTCATCCGCACGAACCGCGAGAGCCACACCGTCGACATGCCCGTGTCGGTGGTGAAGACCGCGTCCTGCGCGGCGTGCCGGTCCACCACGGCCGCGAGCAGCTCGGGCCGGATGCGGGAGTCGGGGTTGTCGACCTTGCGGCGCAGGAGGCCACGGGGCTTGCGGTCGTAGCCGGGGTCGGTGAGGTGGGACTGCCGCTCCTGCCACTTCGCGTAGGACGTCCGCGTCGAGTCGAGGTGCCCGGCGTCGGCCTTGGCCTCGAGCAGCGGGAGCAGGGCCTGGAGGGTGAGCCTGCTGTCGCCGACGAGCGCGTGGTCGACCGGGGTGCGCCGCCCCACGTGCGACCCGCGGCTGTCGAGCTGCACCACGGTCTTCCCGGTCGGCAGGAAGTCGCGGTAGGGGAAGTCGGTGCCGACCATCACCAGCACGTCGCAGTCGTCGAAGGCCTGCTTGGTGGCGGGGTTGCCGATCAGCCCGGACTGCCCGATCTCGAACGGGTTGTCGTCGTCGAAGCCGTCCTTGGCCTTGAGGCTCAGCACCATCGGCGCCTTGAGCCGGTCTGCCAGCTCGAGCACCTCGGTCCGCGCGTGCCGGGCGCCGATGCCCACCAGCAGGGTCACCTTGGCCGCGGCGGAGAGCACGCTCGCCACCCGGCGTACGTCGTCCAGGTCGGCCGCCGCGATCGGCGCCGGCCGGGCGAACCGCGGGACCGGGGTGTCGTCCGGCACGTCCATCCCGCCCACGTCACCCGGCACGGTCAGCACCGCCACGCCGCGCTCGGCCAGGGCGGTGCTCGCCGCGCGCTCCAGCAGGTGCGGCAGCTGCTCGGGGCTGGTGAGCATCTCGTTGAAGCACGCCACGTCGGCGAAGACGGCCCGGTTGTCGACCTCCTGGAAGAAGTCGCTGCCGATGTCCTCCCGCGGCACCTGTCCGACGACCGCGAGGACGGGCGCGTGGCTCTTGCGGGCGTCGTACAGCCCGTTGAGCAGGTGGACCGCCCCCGGGCCGACCGTGCCCATGCAGACGGCCAGGTCCTCGGTCAGCTGGGCCTGCGCACCGGCGGCGAAGGCGCCCGCCTCCTCGTGGCGCACGCCGATCCACTCGATGCGCTCCTCGCGCCGGATCGCATCGGTCACCGGGTTGAGGGCGTCGCCGACCACCCCCCACACCTGGCGCACGCCGTGCTCGGCGAGTGCGGTGACGATGAGCTCGGCGATGGTGGTCATCTCAGGTCCTTCCGGGAGCGAGCGCCCAGCCGGTCGGCCGGAACGAGTCGGGGTCGGCGGCGGCCCAGTCGTGGGCCCACGACTCCGGGGCCTCGGCGAGCAGCTCGCCTGGCGCGAGGTGGTCGTAGAGGTGGGCGTAGGAGCGGGTGGTGGACGCGCTGGTGCGGCGCATGAGCAGCCCCGGGTGGAGCTCGGAGGGGCTGTCGACGCCCATCGAGGCCATGATCTGCAGGGCCCCGTCGACCACCAGGTGCTGGTAGCTGCGCACCCGCTCTGCCTTGTCCGGCACGACGAGCGCCCGCTGCCGCTTCGGGTCCTGGGTGGCGACCCCGACCGGGCACGTGTTGGTGTGGCACCTCTGGGCCTGGATGCAGCCGACCGCCATCATCATCGCCCGCGCGGCGTTGGTGTAGTCCGCGCCCTGCACGAGGCGCTTGACCAGGTCGGCGCTGGTCGCGACCTTGCCCGACGCGCCGATCCGCACCTGGTCGCGCAGCCCGGTCCCGACCAGCGCGTTGTGCACGGTCATGAGTCCCTCCGTCAGCGGCATGCCGACGTGGTCCTGGTACTCCGCCGGCGCGGCGCCCGTGCCGCCCTCGGCGCCGTCGACGATCACGAAGTCGGGGGCGACCCCCTCCTCGAGCATCGCCTTGCAGATCGCCAGCACGTCGATGCGCGAGCCGACGCACAGCTTGAAGCCGGCGGGCTTGCCCCCTGCCAGCTCGCGGAAGTGCCCGATGAAGCGGACCAGCTCGCGCGGTGTCGAGAAGACCCGGTGGTAGGGCGGGGAGACGACGGTCTTGCCCTGCTCGACGTCGCGGGTGCGGGCCAGCTCCTCGGTGACCTTGGCCCCGGGGAGGACGCCGCCGATCCCGGGCTTGGCGCCCTGGCT
This genomic window from Nocardioides marmoribigeumensis contains:
- a CDS encoding crotonase/enoyl-CoA hydratase family protein, which gives rise to MDAPAPDEGAAPWRGDTDDSVDEEIAHPTLTYQRTGRVARLTFDRPAAGNAITADTPFDLAAAVERADRDPRVHVILLSGRGKGFCGGYDLSLWAEQRIANHEPGEVWDPMVDYAMMSRFTKGYASLLHADKPTVAKVHGFCVAGGTDIALHCDQIVIADDAKIGYPPTRVWGVPSAGMWAHRLGDQRAKRLLLTGDCLSGVEAAAWGLAVESAPADRLDERAEVLVQRIAAMPVNQLMMVKLALNHALLSQGVATSQMVSTVFDGISRHTREGYAFQQRAEAVGFRQAVRERDGSPYDDAGPSTHKG
- a CDS encoding RNA polymerase sigma factor, with protein sequence MDQRESLLLTRAHRSGPVDGVVPSAYVDVTPGQLLAEVFHGGYRRLVVQLYAVTGDLAEAEDVVQEAFVRAAALPSRLAQVDNPEAWLRTVALNLHRNRVRKVRGWLRVRRVVESEREADLPGPEEHLDVVRALRRLPARHREVLALHYLSDLSVAEVAEALQVPEGTVKSRLSRARDALDQVLREGDGDDAS
- a CDS encoding YqjF family protein, yielding MTVEELMPSAPALRGPTLMSQQWQDLGFVHWAVEPERVAGHMPPGVRPDVLDGRTYVGLVPFRMVDAGVGRGPGVPWLGTFLETNVRLYSVDRTGRRGIVFLSLDCQRLLVCAGARLSFGVPYRWARMTYDRRGERHAYASHLLPRDGHARVELEAGAAREPGELEHFLTARWGLHSRWLGRSWYVPNEHDTWTLREATLLDLDARVLASVGLPELVGRAPDHVAFSDGVTTRFGLPRDARSPRR
- a CDS encoding thiamine pyrophosphate-dependent enzyme, which translates into the protein MTTIAELIVTALAEHGVRQVWGVVGDALNPVTDAIRREERIEWIGVRHEEAGAFAAGAQAQLTEDLAVCMGTVGPGAVHLLNGLYDARKSHAPVLAVVGQVPREDIGSDFFQEVDNRAVFADVACFNEMLTSPEQLPHLLERAASTALAERGVAVLTVPGDVGGMDVPDDTPVPRFARPAPIAAADLDDVRRVASVLSAAAKVTLLVGIGARHARTEVLELADRLKAPMVLSLKAKDGFDDDNPFEIGQSGLIGNPATKQAFDDCDVLVMVGTDFPYRDFLPTGKTVVQLDSRGSHVGRRTPVDHALVGDSRLTLQALLPLLEAKADAGHLDSTRTSYAKWQERQSHLTDPGYDRKPRGLLRRKVDNPDSRIRPELLAAVVDRHAAQDAVFTTDTGMSTVWLSRFVRMTGTRRLLGSYNLGSMANAMPQALGAQALDRSRQVVAFCGDGGLSMLLGDLITAVSHDLPVKLVVFDNGRLGMVKLEMEQVGLPEFGTVLHNPDFAAVARAMGMHGVRVEDPHDVDAAVQEAFAHPGPALLDVVTNADEVAVPPKPTLEQGWGFAIAKSKEFLTSPE
- a CDS encoding FMN-binding glutamate synthase family protein; amino-acid sequence: MLRFFVLGFLVVAGALTTLAAAVGGPAWWALVVVVVLLLVLAVHDLVQTRHSILRNYPVLGHLRFLMEDIRPELQQYFIERNFDGRPFDRDTRTSIYQRAKGQKDEAPFGTERDVYEIGYEYLVHSTAPRPKPDEPPRVRIGGPDCRHPYDMALLNVSAMSFGSLSGNAIEALNRGAAMGGFAHDTGEGAISPYHRQGGDLVWEVGSGYFGCRTKDGGFDEGEFADKAADDQVKMVSLKLSQGAKPGIGGVLPGAKVTEELARTRDVEQGKTVVSPPYHRVFSTPRELVRFIGHFRELAGGKPAGFKLCVGSRIDVLAICKAMLEEGVAPDFVIVDGAEGGTGAAPAEYQDHVGMPLTEGLMTVHNALVGTGLRDQVRIGASGKVATSADLVKRLVQGADYTNAARAMMMAVGCIQAQRCHTNTCPVGVATQDPKRQRALVVPDKAERVRSYQHLVVDGALQIMASMGVDSPSELHPGLLMRRTSASTTRSYAHLYDHLAPGELLAEAPESWAHDWAAADPDSFRPTGWALAPGRT